CGACTGCCCCGGAAAGAAGCGCATCAGCATTTTCGCCACGTCTGGCTGCGTCGCAATCCGGTGCAGCGTCGGAATGTCGGCGTCTGTCATCGGGGTTATGCGGCAGCGCGGCGTCCGAATGTCCAAGGAGGCGGCGAAATCGGCCCGGCTCAGTTGCAGAATGCGCTGCGGCAGCGTTGCCCCGTCGAAACGCCGCGTCACCTCCCCCCGTCCGGTTTCACGAAAACCGATGCTGAGCAGAAGCTGGCGGGAGGGAAGATTGCCCTCGATATGGGTGGCCTGTTGCGGGGCATCGCTTTGGGCAAAATGCCTGAACATCGCGATCTGCGCAGCGCGGCGGCCCACGCCGTTGCGGCGATAATTCTGCGCGACCCAGTAGCCGATCTCTCCGGCCACCCGGATCACCCCGGCAAAATCGCCGTCGGCTGTAATGACCAGATCGTCCGGCGTTGCAAACTCGGTGACAAAGGCCACCGCATCCTCACGCTGATAGGGCCACGGGACGGAGGACAGCCATTTCACCGTCTCCGCGTCCTGCAATTCGCGATAGATCGGGTAGATGTCATGGGGCGAGAGGGCGCGCAGCGCGACCCTCATGCCAGTTCGACGACCCGGATCGCACCTTCTGCGGCGGACAGCGCGATATGCCCCTCTGCCAGGCGGAGCGCATCGCGTCCGAACACCTCCGCCCGCCAGCCTTGCAGCGCCGGGACATCGCGCGCGCCCTGTGCAATCGCGTCGAGTTCAGAGGTGGTGGCGATCAGCTTCGGCGCGACGCCAGCGGATTCGGCCTTGGCTTTCAGCAGCACCCGCAGCAATTCGCCAAGTGCGGCGTTGCCCGGCGGGTTGGGCCGTTCCTTGGGCAGGCGGGGCGGGTCTGGGTCCTCAAGACCGGCCTTGATGGCGGCGAGGATGCCTTGCGCGATCTCCGGCTTGCGGCCCTCGCGCAGAAGCAGGCGGGACTTGCCAAGCTGCGCCTCGTCCTGCGGCTTGGTGGAGGCGAGTTCCACAAGCGCATCGTCCTTGAAGACGCGCGAGCGGGGGACGTTGCGGCTTTGCGCATATTCCTCGCGGAATTCGGCCAGCTTGCGCACAATCGCCATGAAGCGCGGCGAGTTGGTGCGGGTGCGCACGCGCTGCCACGCATCGGCGGGGCGGGTGATATAGGTTTCGGGATCGACCAGAACCGCGGCTTCCTCCGCCACCCAGGGCGCGCGGCCGGACTGGTCGATCTGGGCTTTCAGCGACTCGTAGATCGCGCGCAGATGGGTGACATCCGCAATCGCATAGCTCTGCTGCGCCTTCGACAGCGGCCGCTGCGACCAGTCGGTGAAGCGGGAGGATTTGTCGAGGCTGGATTTGGCGATCTTCCGCACGAGGGTTTCGTAGCCGACCTGCTCGCCAAAGCCACAGACCATTGCCGCGATCTGGGTGTCGAAAAGCGGCTTGGGGAAGATGCCCGCATCGTGGAAGAATATCTCCAGATCCTGCCGCGCGGCGTGGAACACCTTGACCGTGTCTTCGTGGCGGAACAGATCGTATAGCGGATCGAGCGAAATGCCGTCTGCCAGCGGATCGACCAGAACCGCGGTCCCGCCTTCCGATTTCGGATCGGAGGCTGGCGGCAGCGCCATCTGGATCAGGCAGAGTTTGGAATAGAAGGTCCGTTCGCGAAGAAATTCCGTGTCGATTGTCACATAAGGATGGGTCTTCGCTTCCTCGCAGAACGCGGCCAGCGCGTCGGTCGAGGTGATCGTTGTGAAGTCTGACATAGGGGCCTTTCAGGGCAATTGGGCGGGTCATCCGCCGATTTGCCCGGAATAGGGACTAAACAGCACAATGGGAAGTTATTTTATTCATTTTCCAGACGAATCCGTCAGAGTGGCGAGATGTCGCCTTCCGCCCTGTGCTTATGGAAATCATCAGCGAATGCCTCAAGCCTGCCTGCGGATATGGCCTGACGCATCCCTTCCATCAGATCCTGATAGTAATGCAGGTTATGCCAGGTCAGCAGCATCCCCGAAATCATCTCTCCGGCGCGGAAGACGTGGTGCAGATAGGCACGGCTGTAGCCGGTGCAGGCGGGGCAGCGGCAATCCTCGTCCAGCGGGCGCGGATCGTCGGCGTGGCGGGCGTTCTTGATATTGACCTGTCCGCGCCGCGTCCATGCCTGCCCGGTCCGGCCCGAGCGTGAGGGCAGCACGCAATCCATCATATCGACGCCGCGCTGCACGGCACCGACCACATCGTCGGGCTTGCCGACACCCATCAGATAGCGCGGCTGTGCCTGCGGCAGCAGATCGGTCGCGTAGTCGAGCACGCCGAACATCGCCTCCTGCCCCTCACCGACGGCCAGCCCGCCGATGGCGTAGCCGTCGAAACCGATGCCGCGCAGCGCCTCGGCGCTTTCCTCACGCAGATGGCGGATGACGCCGCCCTGCATGATCCCGAACAGCGCATGACCGGGCCGGTCACCGAAGGCATCGCGGGAGCGCTGCGCCCATCTCATCGACAGCCGCATCGCCTCCGCCTGCCGTTCCTCCGTCGCAGGCAAGGCGGGGCATTCGTCGAAGGCCATGACGATGTCGGAGCCGAGCAGCCGCTGGATCTCCATGCTCGTCTCGGGGCTGAGGAAATGGCGCGAGCCGTCGACATGGCTGGCGAATGTCACCCCGTCCTCGTTCAGCTTGCGCAGGTCGGAGAGGCTCATCACCTGAAACCCGCCGGAATCGGTCAGGATCGGGCGATCCCAGTTCATGAATTTATGCAGGCCGCCGAGCCGCGCGATCCGCTCCGCTCCGGGGCGCAGCATCAGATGATAGGTGTTGCCCAGCAGGATATCCGCCCCGGTCGCGCGCACAGATTCCGGCAACATCGCCTTGACCGTCGCCGCCGTGCCGACCGGCATGAAGGCGGGGGTGCGGATCTCGCCACGAGGGGTCTCGATCACGCCGGTCCGGGCGCGGCCATCGGTGGCGTTCAGCGTGAAGGAAAATCGGCTCATCTCGCGGCCCTTTCTTGCAAGCCTGCCTTCTAGCGCCCGCCACGCGCCAGCGAAACCCCCGCCGCATGGGCCGAGGCCCAGGCCCATTGGAAATTATACCCGCCGAGCCAGCCGGTCACGTCGACACATTCCCCGATGAAATAGAGCCCCGGCACATCGCGCGCCTGCATGGTCTTGGCATCGAGGTCGCGCGTGTCGACCCCGCCCACGGTGACCTCCGCCGTGCGGTAGCCCTCCGACCCCACGGGCCGGACCTGCCAGCGATGAACACGCGCGGCGATGCGGTCAAGCGCCTTGTTGTTCTGATCCGCCAGCCGCGCGCCGGTCAGTCCCAGTTCGGCCGTAATCGCCTCGGCCAGCCGCGACGGCAGATGCGCCGAGAGCACCGTCCCAAGCGCCACACGCCCACCCTGCCCGCGCCGGTCACGCAATTCCGCCGCAAGATCGGCACCGGGGCAGAGACTGATCTCAATCGCATCCCCCGGCTGCCAGAAGCTGGAGATTTGCAGCACGGCTGGCCCCGACAGCCCGCGATGCGTGAACAGCAGGGCATCGCGGAAACTGGTCTTGCCGTGGCGGATCTCCGCCTCGACCGAGATGCCGGCCAGGGGCTTGCACAGCGCCAGATCCTGCTCGGCAAAGGTCAGCGGGACGAGGCCCGGCCGTGTCTCGACCACGCCCAGCCCGAATTGCCGCGCAATGTCATAGCCCAGCCCGGTCGCACCCATTTTCGGAATCGACTTCGCGCCTGAGGCCACAACCACCCGGCCCGCCCGCACGACCCCGCGCGAGGTCTCTGCCAGGAACCCGTCAGCGCCGCGTGTCAGCGCGCGGAGTTCGGTTTCCAGCCAAAGCTCGGCGCCTTCCATCCGGCGGATCAGCATCTCGGTGATCTGGGTGGCCTTGCCGTCACAGAAAAGCTGACCGAGCGTCTTTTCGTGCCACGCAATGCCTGCGCGATCGACAAGCGCCACGAAATCCTGCGGTTTGTATCCCGCGAGAGCCGAGGCGCAGAATCGCGGGTTCTGCGACAAGAACCGCTCCCGCGAGGTGGCGAGATTGGTGAAATTGCAGCGCCCGCCACCCGAGATGCGGATTTTCTCGCCCGGCCGCCGCGCATGATCCAGAACGATGATCCGCGCCCCCGGCACCGCTGCGCTGCCCGCACAAAACAGCCCCGCAGCCCCTGCGCCGATGATGAGAATATCACACTCCATCCCGCCGCCATACGCGCCGCGAATTCCGCCCGCAAGTTTTTCCCATATCCCCCTTGCACCGCCCCGAAACGAAGGCTAGATACGCCCGCACCGTTGGGGCGTAGCCAAGTGGTAAGGCAGCGGTTTTTGGTACCGTGTACCGTAGGTTCGAATCCTACCGCCCCAGCCAGTCATCCGAAAATCGAACCCGGACCGATCCGGGAAATTCATCTGCAGTCATGTGCCGCAGACCCCGCTGTCGTGCGACAGCCCGATTGTCATGTTGATCTTTCCCCGGGACTCGGTCAGTAATCCTTGCCGGACAAATCGGACATAACAAAAGGACGCGCCATGACGAGTATCGATGAAAAGCTGGAGCCCGTCCTTGCCGAGGTACTTAGCCGCAACGCCGGTGAGCCGGAGTTTCATCAGGCCGTTCGGGAGGTGATCGAGAGCCTTGGTCGCGTTATCGCCAAGCACCCCCATTACGCCGACGATGCCTTGATCGAACGTATCTGCGAGCCCGAACGCCAGATCATCTTTCGCGTCCCCTGGGTGGATGACAAGGGCAAGACGCAGGTCAACCGGGGATTCCGGGTTCAGTTCAACTCGGCGCTTGGCCCCTATAAGGGCGGCCTTCGGTTTCACCCTTCTGTCAATCTGAGTATTGTCAAATTTCTCGGCTTTGAACAAATTTTCAAGAATGCCCTTACCGGCATGCCCATCGGCGGCGGCAAGGGCGGCTCCGACTTCGACCCGCATGACCGGTCCGAAGGGGAAATCATGCGGTTCTGCCAGTCCTTCATGACCGAGCTTTTTGTGCATCTGGGTGACAAGACCGACGTTCCCGCAGGCGATATCGGCGTGGGAGGGCGCGAGATCGGCTTTATGTTCGGCCAGTACAAACGGCTGACAAACCGGTTCGAGGCCGGCGTGCTGACGGGCAAAGGTATGCTTTACGGTGGCTCGCGCGCACGAACCGAGGCGACCGGCTATGGCAACACCTATTTCGTGCAAAGCATGCTGAACACCAAGGACAGCAGCTTTGATGGCAAGAAGGTCGTCGTCTCTGGCTCCGGGAACGTGGCCATCTATTCCATGGAAAAGGTGCAGTCCTTTGGTGGCAAGGTCGTCGCCTGCTCTGATTCAGGCGGCTATATCGTGGATGAGGGCGGGATCGACCTTGATCTGGTCAAGGAAATCAAGCTCAACCGCCGCGGGCGGATCAGCGAATATGTCCGGCTCAAGGGAAAATGCACGCATCACATTGAAAACGGGCGCATCTGGGATGTCCCCTGTGATGTCGCGATGCCATCCGCCACGCAGAACGAACTGACCGGCCGGGACGCCAAGGCGCTGATCAAGAACGGCGTGACCGCTGTCGGCGAAGGGGCCAATATGCCGTCAACACCGGACGCCGTGCGCGCCTTTCAGGAAGCAGGTATCCTGTTCGCCCCCGGCAAAGCTGCGAACGCGGGTGGGGTCGCGACCTCTGCGCTGGAAATGCAGCAGAACGCCTCACGCGACAGCTGGACCTTCGAACGCACCGAGCAGCGTCTGGCGGAGATCATGCGCAATATCCATGATCTCTGCGCAAACACGGCCGAGGAATATGGCGTGCCGGGCGACTATGTCTTGGGTGCCAATATCGCCGGTTTTATCCGCGTTGCCGAGGCGATGCGGGCGCAAGGCGTGATTTGATCGAAACCGGCTGACCGAGAAATTGATGCGAGGCGTGTCCGCAGGAGATGGTCATCTGGTGACGGTGATTGATGCTGCTTTCATCCAACAAACACTGGGCTTTCGCAGCACCTCGCAGGCCTCCGCCACACTTCGCAGGTCACTAAAAGATCAGATGTGTCTCTGCAGATCAACCGCCATCCTTGTCCGCCTCCACGCCAGCCGGTGACGCCTCGTCACGCCAAAGAAAGGCGCCGTCGCGACCGCTGCCGTAGAAGAGCCGTTCCTGCGCGGTTCTCAGGTGGAACTTCATATGATGCCGCGCGGCCTCGGGGTCGCGGTCACGGATAGCGCTGACGATCACCTCATGTTCCGACTGGACCTTGGTGATGGCCTTGACCGTTTGCTGCATCAGCAGACCGCGCGCCAGTTCCACGATGAAGCGCATATCTGCGGTCAGGCT
The genomic region above belongs to Paracoccus sp. SCSIO 75233 and contains:
- a CDS encoding GNAT family N-acetyltransferase; the encoded protein is MRVALRALSPHDIYPIYRELQDAETVKWLSSVPWPYQREDAVAFVTEFATPDDLVITADGDFAGVIRVAGEIGYWVAQNYRRNGVGRRAAQIAMFRHFAQSDAPQQATHIEGNLPSRQLLLSIGFRETGRGEVTRRFDGATLPQRILQLSRADFAASLDIRTPRCRITPMTDADIPTLHRIATQPDVAKMLMRFFPGQSLAELARLMRPAMNPLKRPARLAIRMDGRCIGSIGVDSGKTPSVFYFLAPEISGQGIASEVVPAFCDAVQDWHRLDILRAQVFSDNPASRRVLEKSGFVVTGSDLMLSAGRKAPGQGWIMQRG
- the rnd gene encoding ribonuclease D, producing the protein MSDFTTITSTDALAAFCEEAKTHPYVTIDTEFLRERTFYSKLCLIQMALPPASDPKSEGGTAVLVDPLADGISLDPLYDLFRHEDTVKVFHAARQDLEIFFHDAGIFPKPLFDTQIAAMVCGFGEQVGYETLVRKIAKSSLDKSSRFTDWSQRPLSKAQQSYAIADVTHLRAIYESLKAQIDQSGRAPWVAEEAAVLVDPETYITRPADAWQRVRTRTNSPRFMAIVRKLAEFREEYAQSRNVPRSRVFKDDALVELASTKPQDEAQLGKSRLLLREGRKPEIAQGILAAIKAGLEDPDPPRLPKERPNPPGNAALGELLRVLLKAKAESAGVAPKLIATTSELDAIAQGARDVPALQGWRAEVFGRDALRLAEGHIALSAAEGAIRVVELA
- the tgt gene encoding tRNA guanosine(34) transglycosylase Tgt, whose translation is MSRFSFTLNATDGRARTGVIETPRGEIRTPAFMPVGTAATVKAMLPESVRATGADILLGNTYHLMLRPGAERIARLGGLHKFMNWDRPILTDSGGFQVMSLSDLRKLNEDGVTFASHVDGSRHFLSPETSMEIQRLLGSDIVMAFDECPALPATEERQAEAMRLSMRWAQRSRDAFGDRPGHALFGIMQGGVIRHLREESAEALRGIGFDGYAIGGLAVGEGQEAMFGVLDYATDLLPQAQPRYLMGVGKPDDVVGAVQRGVDMMDCVLPSRSGRTGQAWTRRGQVNIKNARHADDPRPLDEDCRCPACTGYSRAYLHHVFRAGEMISGMLLTWHNLHYYQDLMEGMRQAISAGRLEAFADDFHKHRAEGDISPL
- a CDS encoding NAD(P)/FAD-dependent oxidoreductase; this encodes MECDILIIGAGAAGLFCAGSAAVPGARIIVLDHARRPGEKIRISGGGRCNFTNLATSRERFLSQNPRFCASALAGYKPQDFVALVDRAGIAWHEKTLGQLFCDGKATQITEMLIRRMEGAELWLETELRALTRGADGFLAETSRGVVRAGRVVVASGAKSIPKMGATGLGYDIARQFGLGVVETRPGLVPLTFAEQDLALCKPLAGISVEAEIRHGKTSFRDALLFTHRGLSGPAVLQISSFWQPGDAIEISLCPGADLAAELRDRRGQGGRVALGTVLSAHLPSRLAEAITAELGLTGARLADQNNKALDRIAARVHRWQVRPVGSEGYRTAEVTVGGVDTRDLDAKTMQARDVPGLYFIGECVDVTGWLGGYNFQWAWASAHAAGVSLARGGR
- the gdhA gene encoding NADP-specific glutamate dehydrogenase, which produces MTSIDEKLEPVLAEVLSRNAGEPEFHQAVREVIESLGRVIAKHPHYADDALIERICEPERQIIFRVPWVDDKGKTQVNRGFRVQFNSALGPYKGGLRFHPSVNLSIVKFLGFEQIFKNALTGMPIGGGKGGSDFDPHDRSEGEIMRFCQSFMTELFVHLGDKTDVPAGDIGVGGREIGFMFGQYKRLTNRFEAGVLTGKGMLYGGSRARTEATGYGNTYFVQSMLNTKDSSFDGKKVVVSGSGNVAIYSMEKVQSFGGKVVACSDSGGYIVDEGGIDLDLVKEIKLNRRGRISEYVRLKGKCTHHIENGRIWDVPCDVAMPSATQNELTGRDAKALIKNGVTAVGEGANMPSTPDAVRAFQEAGILFAPGKAANAGGVATSALEMQQNASRDSWTFERTEQRLAEIMRNIHDLCANTAEEYGVPGDYVLGANIAGFIRVAEAMRAQGVI